A single region of the Oncorhynchus keta strain PuntledgeMale-10-30-2019 chromosome 37, Oket_V2, whole genome shotgun sequence genome encodes:
- the LOC118370080 gene encoding zinc finger protein 501-like isoform X1, whose amino-acid sequence MSSLSYSPPAEEDAICCKEKEALVKEEEEEEAVTLQKQMEGEAVTVKEEDKDVSVKEEEDAFRVKEEEREEGKEEDGEMTVTSKKEEEEETGYLGPVSQTHLKASNDSNGELGNKMVLRNRSLINTRERRDYRGSSGEPQQHHDADKAEKSLSRSEHQQRSTGKRTHCCSDCGKRFTSSSGVQIHQRIHTGEKPFSCDQCGKSFAQLSSLISHQKTHTGEKPYSCDECRKSFTSSSNLTLHQRIHTGEKPYSCDQCGKSFTRLSSLISHQRTHTGEKPYSCIECGKSFTQLSSLISHQRTHTGEKPYSCDECGKIFTRSSYLILHKRIHTGEKPFICTQCEKSFTQLSNLISHQRTHTGDKPYICDQCGKSFVQSSHLKIHQRTHTGEKPFSCTQCRKSFVQSGDLTVHQRTHTGEKPYGCNQCVKSFVTSSLLTVHQRTHTGEKPYSCNQCGKSFVSSTGLTVHQRTHTGEKPYGCNQCVKSFATSGQLTIHQRTHTEYKSYSSN is encoded by the exons ATGAGTTCACTAAGCTACTCTCCTCCTGCTGAAGAAGATGCGATCTGCTGTAAGGAGAAAGAAGCTctggtgaaagaggaggaggaagaggaggctgttacattacaaaaacaaatggagggtgaggctgttacagtgaaagaagaagataaagacgtttcagtgaaagaagaggaagatgcgttcagagtgaaagaggaggagagggaggaaggaaaagaggaggatggggagatgactgtcacatcgaaaaaggaggaggaggaggaaactggatatctgggcccggtttcccaaacgcATCTTAAGGCATCCAATGATTCTAACGGTGAACTTGGCAATAAGATGGTTTTGAGAAACCGTTCCCTGATTAACACTA gagagagacgggatTACCGTGggtcctctggggagcctcaacaacatcatgatgctgacaaggcagagaagagtctctccagatcagaacaccagCAGAGATCTACAGGGAAGAGAactcactgctgctctgactgtgggaagagattcacCTCCTCATCAGGCGTTCAAATTCATCAGagaattcacacaggagagaaaccgtttagctgtgatcaatgtgggaagagttttgctcAGCTAAGCAGCCTGATATCacaccagaaaacacacacaggagagaaaccgtacAGCTGTGATGAATGTAGGAAGAGTTTTACTAGTTCTAGCAatctgactctacaccagagaatacacacaggagagaaaccatatagctgtgatcaatgtgggaagagttttactaggCTTAGCAGCctgatatcacaccagagaacacacacaggtgagaaaccttatagctgtattgaatgtgggaagagttttactcagctAAGCAGCctgatatcacaccagagaacacacacaggagagaaaccttatagctgtgatgaATGTGGGAAGATTTTTACTAGGTCTAGCTATCTGATTCTACACAAGAgaatacatacaggagagaaacctttcaTCTGTACTCAATGTGAGAAGAGTTTTACTCAGCTAAGCAACctgatatcacaccagagaacacacacaggagataaaCCCTATAtatgtgatcaatgtgggaagagttttgttcaATCAAGCCACCTGAagatacaccagagaacacacacaggagagaagccttttaGCTGTACCCAATGTAGGAAGAGTTTTGTTCAATCTGGTGATCTGacagtacaccagagaacacacacaggagagaaaccttatggcTGTAATCAATGTGTGAAGAGTTTTGTTACATCTAGCCTTCTGacagtacaccagagaacacacacaggagagaaaccatacagctgtaatcaatgtggaaagagttttgtttCATCTACGGGTCTGacagtacaccagagaacacacacaggagagaaaccttatggcTGTAATCAATGTGTGAAGAGTTTTGCTACATCTGGGCAGCTGactatacaccagagaacacacacagaatatAAATCTTATAGCTCTAACTGA